From one Lolium rigidum isolate FL_2022 chromosome 4, APGP_CSIRO_Lrig_0.1, whole genome shotgun sequence genomic stretch:
- the LOC124706629 gene encoding preprotein translocase subunit SCY2, chloroplastic-like isoform X1 produces the protein MLSSAVALSLPIPHLRFAPNHPSRRAHHCHLLLTRTASRPLPPPRRRLLLAPRASPSAAEPARDGSSKVPGYRNRFLDLARLGAVAEGAAEAFFRSEIRRRLAVTALLIVLSRVGYFVPLPGFDRRLIPDSYLSFAPLPADDLVDFASELKLSFFQLGISHQISASIVMQVLCHVLPSLEKIRKEGLDGHEKIKSYIWWLSLGFAIVAACTVSCYSLQYSIYAASYRVKHVVLTSFLLVLGAMSTTWICDTISESGFGHGSSLIICVGILTGYTNTLHKMLTQFSAGNVYMCWPYILGIAGIFMMVTMGAVLVTEGSRKIKLQYYGFKLASGARNENSPVTEVEPYIPFNINPTGMQPLLTTSYLLAFPSIMASIFGSPFWENLKEIFNPRTSVGGSPWVYYLTYAFFVFVFNIFDIANLPKEISDYLNKMSARVPKIKPGRATVDYLTKIQTSTRFWGGLLLSLLATSSLLLDRYLRQINEGFSIGFTSVLIIVGSIIELRRSYQAYNVMPALSKVLKRYGA, from the exons ATGCTCTCCTCCGCCGTCGCGCTCTCGCTCCCCATCCCGCACCTTCGCTTCGCCCCCAACCATCCGTCTCGTCGCGCCCACCACTGCCACCTCCTCCTCACCCGCACGGCCAGCCGCCCGCTccccccgccccgccgccgcctccttctcgCCCCAAgggcctctccctccgccgccgagccggcgcgTGACGGCAGCAGCAAGGTGCCCGGGTACCGGAACAGGTTCCTGGACCTGGCGCGGCTGGGGGCGGTGGCGGAGGGCGCGGCGGAGGCCTTCTTCCGCAGCGAGATCCGCCGCCGGCTGGCCGTCACCGCCCTGCTCATCGTGCTCAGCCGTGTCGGCTACTTCGTCCCGCTCCCGGGCTTCGACCGCCGCCTCATCCCCGACTCCTATCTCAGCTTCGCCCCGCTCCCCGCAG ATGACCTCGTTGATTTTGCCTCTGAACTGAAGCTGTCGTTCTTCCAGCTGGGAATCAGCCACCAGATATCAGCATCTATTGTGATGCAG GTTCTTTGCCATGTTCTTCCATCACTTGAAAAGATACGCAAGGAAGGATTAGATGGGCATGAGAAGATCAAAAGCTATAT ATGGTGGCTGTCACTGGGTTTTGCAATTGTGGCTGCTTGTACTGTGTCATGCTATTCGCTGCAGTATTCTATATATGCAGCAAGTTACAG GGTTAAGCATGTCGTATTAACAAGCTTTCTGCTTGTCCTCGGTGCAATGTCAACGACATGGATCTGTGACACCATATCGGAATCTGGATTTG GGCATGGCTCATCTTTGATTATTTGTGTGGGAATATTGACTGGTTACACAAATACACTACACAAGATGCTAACTCAATTTTCAG CAGGAAATGTGTACATGTGTTGGCCCTACATCTTGGGAATAGCTGGAATCTTTATGATGGTTACTATGGGGGCAGTGCTGGTGACTGAAGGGTCTAGGAAGATAAAACTTCAATACTATGGATTTAAATTAGCTTCTGGTGCAAG GAATGAAAACTCCCCAGTTACAGAGGTTGAGCCATATATTCCCTTCAATATAAACCCAACAGGGATGCAGCCTTTGCTTACAACCTCATACCTACTTGCTTTTCCAAGTATTATGGCCAG CATTTTTGGTTCGCCATTTTGGGAGAACTTGAAGGAAATTTTTAATCCAAGGACTTCAGTTGGTGGTAGTCCGTGGGTTTATTATTTGACCTATGCGTTTTTTGTCTTCGTCTTCAACATTTTTGACATT GCCAACTTACCAAAAGAGATATCCGATTACCTAAATAAGATGAGTGCCAGAGTACCAAAGATAAAGCCTGGAAGAGCAACAGTAGATTATCTTACAAAGATACAAACGTCGACACGTTTCTGGG GAGGTCTACTTCTGAGCTTGCTGGCAACTTCCTCATTATTACTTGACAGATATCTTAGACAAATAAATGAGGGCTTTTCCATAGGGTTCACATCAGTCTTGATTATT GTGGGCTCCATTATTGAACTGAGAAGGTCCTATCAAGCATATAATGTGATGCCAGCACTAAGCAAAGTTTTGAAGAGATATGGTGCATAA
- the LOC124706629 gene encoding preprotein translocase subunit SCY2, chloroplastic-like isoform X2, whose protein sequence is MLSSAVALSLPIPHLRFAPNHPSRRAHHCHLLLTRTASRPLPPPRRRLLLAPRASPSAAEPARDGSSKVPGYRNRFLDLARLGAVAEGAAEAFFRSEIRRRLAVTALLIVLSRVGYFVPLPGFDRRLIPDSYLSFAPLPADDLVDFASELKLSFFQLGISHQISASIVMQVLCHVLPSLEKIRKEGLDGHEKIKSYIWWLSLGFAIVAACTVSCYSLQYSIYAASYRVKHVVLTSFLLVLGAMSTTWICDTISESGFGHGSSLIICVGILTGYTNTLHKMLTQFSGNVYMCWPYILGIAGIFMMVTMGAVLVTEGSRKIKLQYYGFKLASGARNENSPVTEVEPYIPFNINPTGMQPLLTTSYLLAFPSIMASIFGSPFWENLKEIFNPRTSVGGSPWVYYLTYAFFVFVFNIFDIANLPKEISDYLNKMSARVPKIKPGRATVDYLTKIQTSTRFWGGLLLSLLATSSLLLDRYLRQINEGFSIGFTSVLIIVGSIIELRRSYQAYNVMPALSKVLKRYGA, encoded by the exons ATGCTCTCCTCCGCCGTCGCGCTCTCGCTCCCCATCCCGCACCTTCGCTTCGCCCCCAACCATCCGTCTCGTCGCGCCCACCACTGCCACCTCCTCCTCACCCGCACGGCCAGCCGCCCGCTccccccgccccgccgccgcctccttctcgCCCCAAgggcctctccctccgccgccgagccggcgcgTGACGGCAGCAGCAAGGTGCCCGGGTACCGGAACAGGTTCCTGGACCTGGCGCGGCTGGGGGCGGTGGCGGAGGGCGCGGCGGAGGCCTTCTTCCGCAGCGAGATCCGCCGCCGGCTGGCCGTCACCGCCCTGCTCATCGTGCTCAGCCGTGTCGGCTACTTCGTCCCGCTCCCGGGCTTCGACCGCCGCCTCATCCCCGACTCCTATCTCAGCTTCGCCCCGCTCCCCGCAG ATGACCTCGTTGATTTTGCCTCTGAACTGAAGCTGTCGTTCTTCCAGCTGGGAATCAGCCACCAGATATCAGCATCTATTGTGATGCAG GTTCTTTGCCATGTTCTTCCATCACTTGAAAAGATACGCAAGGAAGGATTAGATGGGCATGAGAAGATCAAAAGCTATAT ATGGTGGCTGTCACTGGGTTTTGCAATTGTGGCTGCTTGTACTGTGTCATGCTATTCGCTGCAGTATTCTATATATGCAGCAAGTTACAG GGTTAAGCATGTCGTATTAACAAGCTTTCTGCTTGTCCTCGGTGCAATGTCAACGACATGGATCTGTGACACCATATCGGAATCTGGATTTG GGCATGGCTCATCTTTGATTATTTGTGTGGGAATATTGACTGGTTACACAAATACACTACACAAGATGCTAACTCAATTTTCAG GAAATGTGTACATGTGTTGGCCCTACATCTTGGGAATAGCTGGAATCTTTATGATGGTTACTATGGGGGCAGTGCTGGTGACTGAAGGGTCTAGGAAGATAAAACTTCAATACTATGGATTTAAATTAGCTTCTGGTGCAAG GAATGAAAACTCCCCAGTTACAGAGGTTGAGCCATATATTCCCTTCAATATAAACCCAACAGGGATGCAGCCTTTGCTTACAACCTCATACCTACTTGCTTTTCCAAGTATTATGGCCAG CATTTTTGGTTCGCCATTTTGGGAGAACTTGAAGGAAATTTTTAATCCAAGGACTTCAGTTGGTGGTAGTCCGTGGGTTTATTATTTGACCTATGCGTTTTTTGTCTTCGTCTTCAACATTTTTGACATT GCCAACTTACCAAAAGAGATATCCGATTACCTAAATAAGATGAGTGCCAGAGTACCAAAGATAAAGCCTGGAAGAGCAACAGTAGATTATCTTACAAAGATACAAACGTCGACACGTTTCTGGG GAGGTCTACTTCTGAGCTTGCTGGCAACTTCCTCATTATTACTTGACAGATATCTTAGACAAATAAATGAGGGCTTTTCCATAGGGTTCACATCAGTCTTGATTATT GTGGGCTCCATTATTGAACTGAGAAGGTCCTATCAAGCATATAATGTGATGCCAGCACTAAGCAAAGTTTTGAAGAGATATGGTGCATAA